The Arachis hypogaea cultivar Tifrunner chromosome 14, arahy.Tifrunner.gnm2.J5K5, whole genome shotgun sequence DNA window ACTTTCGGACCAATTGCTCATCGACATTCTCCTTTATAGACAGCACATTGATAATACTTTATTTTAATACATAACAGTTAAAATAAGTACAATAAGACTGTAGGAATTGTTTAAATTCAAGATGATTTGTCAATAAGACTATAGTTCTGACGCAAGGTAAAATACCAAAAGGACAAATTGTGAAAATTATCAACCAGCATGATACCTATACTGCACAAGCAGGTTTATTTTGGCAAATTCAGGACCTATATTTTGTGCAGAGTTCCtctgattgaaattatttttattaatttgttgAGAAATCAGGCACACAAACCCCTTACCCAAAAATGAAAATAGGTTGTTAAATAAAAGTGAACCTTGCAGTTGAAACCAGTAAACCACAGATTAGTGGTTAAAAGAGAAGTGCTAAACAGTCATCAGAATTTATTGATTTTAGTTattgaataaatgaccatttgtatccataaaagatgaaaacactgacatatgtacccacactagatcgaaactaaacttgtaaCCACGCAAGATGCcttccgtgtgacaaaagtacctTGCGTGGCACTCCAACCTTCCAAAAACAGgatacttttgtcacacggaagACATCTTGCGTGGatacaagtttagtttcgatttagtatgggtacatatgtcagcgttttcatctttcAGGGTACAAATGATCATTTATTCTTTAGTTATCACTTAGCGATCAACTCAATTCTTTTAGTCTAGTTTCTTTAGTCTAATAATCTAACATCATACTTTATCCTGTACTTTTAAACATTAATTGCTAACTtgtcaaaaacaataaattctgatgaCTCTCTCGCATTCCTGGTGATTAAAATCTGTTGCATCTCATCTCAGCCTCGGGTACCGTGCTCGATTCctattcccccccccccccccccttgtTTTTGAACTTTACAGCTGAAGTTAGAAGCAGTGAAGATAAATATCCAcgaaagataaaacaaaataatcaCTACGCTATACAAGTTGATCCAGATCAAGCAAGATTCAAGAAACAATGGCAATGCCTTCATGAATGAAAGGAAAGATATGTACCTCGAGAAATTGCTGAGCATATTCCAAGGCGAGCTGGCTCTGGAGCTGTTTCTTGAGGTCTTGCGCCGACATTTGCTGCGACGATCCAGGCGAAGGACTTGAGAATGAATCCATTTGCTTTGCTTTCTTTCTTCCTCACTCACTCTGCACACTGCAGCGTAGGGGTCGTTTAAGTGTTGTATGGCTTTGCCGCTTCTCACACAATGGAGTAAAACCCTAAATCTCAATTTGTTCATTTATCAtaactttcaaattttaaaaacacttacaaaatatatttataattaaactcACATTagcagtattttttaatttaaaaataaaaagaaaaatataatcaaattaaaaatattatcaaataataaataagtataattttaatattagttattaaaatttttgttaaaaatttataaCTTTGTCATACCTTTGGCCTTACTTAAATTCGAATTACCAATAGAATTTTGATAAtgaatttatttgaaataaaatagttaaaaattattttgataaagaaTAATTTCAGATGTTTTTAATATCACTAAAAGTGTATTTGGAATACTTTAAAAATAGAGTTCtcataaagttttttttttagtttaaaatataataaaaatataattttcaattctcaaagagaattttaattttcatattagtGTTCAAACtaaattagactaaaaaaaatctgatttgtaATTCCATCGTTATTAAAGATTGAAATGTCAAAATTattcttaataaataaataaataaagacaaataaaaaaccaaaaataaaatataaagaacatacaattcatttcattcttgcaattaattgtttcaaattataaatttgaatatGAAATAGAGTTAGaattcattttttaaaagaaatagaatTCTTTTCTCATTTGAATGCTTTCCAAACACACtctaaaaatcttaaaattttgataaaattatagattattatttttttttttaggtttaattactttgtccctatagttttgtgaaatttttaattaggtctctatactttttttctttttaattgagtccttacaccaattttttttaattggatccctacacttttttttatttagatccttataccaattctttttttttagttggatccctataaaattaagccaattactactaaaagggacttaattaaaaaaaaattagtgcagagacccaattaaaaaaaagagtataagaacctaattaaaaatttcacgaaactataagaaccaaaagagtaattaaactttttttttatatctcttttcttttttttaatcatcCTAATATTCGTTGGTTTGGTCTAAAATGCCTTCATCTAATTTTCAAATAATTTGATAGTTATACTGTTAACATATATCTATAAAATATCACAATCCTAAACATTCACAATCACAGTTAGCAAACATATGCAATGTCTCATGGTGTGGCTTCTAATTAAGGTTGGAAGTAGAGTGAGTTAAGTTGAGTTAGACCAAACTCAAACTCGACTCATAAAAATTGAACTTGGCTCATGATTCGATTTATCAATAACTAAGTCTATTTTTTAAACTCAATTTCGGCTCATCTAAAACTTATGAGCTGGCTCGAACTTATGAATTGGCTCAAATAACAgaaacataatttataattttatattaataaattattttatatatattaaaaatattaaaaaagatcaattttatatattatttatctatcaattataaattttttatttatttatcaaaaaatatcaaaattatatatataaatgcatttttcttattttcttctatattgaaCAATTTAACTAGATTTGTTATATTCTATTTCATCATCTATTCAAtctacaataaataatttaaatacatatagAACATGTGTATTAATAGTTTAATAAATCGAGCTGGCTCACGAGTTAATAAGCTGAGTTTATTCAAACTCAAATTCggcttatttaatttttgaactcaATATTGACTCATCAGCTCACGAATTCAACTTATTAAACTATTAACAAGTCAAGTTCTATCTGACTCATAAATTGACTTGACTGACTTTCAACCCTGCTTGGTTCTCCTTTTTTGCTCGCTTCAGACTGGAATGGAATTcagaaatttgaaatattttagtAGGTTTGATATGTTAGATTTTTTGGATACTCTTTGTTTTGGTTAGAAATCATATGTTTTAAGGAGCATGATGTTATTTGAGTAATTGTTAGAATGTAATTGGGGAGGAAATTAATGATGAATCTGAAActgatttttggaaaaaaaaattattgtgattCTGTAACTCATAGGttcagagagagatagagaagatAGTAATATTATTGGTTAGCATAACTCaaaaactaatattaaaaaaattttggagcTTGAAATGACTAAGAAATAAGATGTAATTAGTTTCTGTAACGTACTTAAATAGGGTATGCCATTGATGGGGTATGGAAACAGTACATAAAGTTTCTGTAGCCTACTTAAATGGGGTATGCCAATGATAGAGTATGAAAAGAgtatatacattttttaaaatgaaaacaaattttaatatttataagataATAATATTCATGTTGATAGTTGAAATTAGTTGGATAAGTTGATTTTTATTAGTATTAcattctaatattttaaaatggtcaattaaatttcttattttaaaaaatacgaCTTAGTGTTAGAAAATAACAAATTATATCACATGAATCAATTTTAGATATCTGAAGTAGTAATGACTAAAAAAAGCGAATCAGAAGAAAATCGAATAATTATCCGTTATTCAAATGATATTGCATTCTGCATCACTTACCATTATTCAAATGTTTCATAACTCataaattttcattattattttgaaGTCTTCGACCTTTCATGTAATTGTGTGATGGCGATTACAAACAAGCAATTTGTATTTCCATTTTCACAGTGATTATTGCTGTGTTTTTCATCTAAGACATTTTCCCCTCTGATTTTAGAAATGTGAGTGTTGTGTCTTATACAAACAAACTATGGTCTTTATCAATGATGATATAATATCGTtttcaaaaatgctatttgtatactaaaattagtcactaaaattaactactaatgtatttgtgtataaatatatgtgtgctttaaattattttcaatgtgtatttgtattttagcatatattttataatgatggctgattttggtgactgattttagtgtacacatagCATAACTCTATAGTTTTAGAGAGGATGCCAGTATTCTGAGCGCAATACTAATTTAAGTACTAAGTTAATGAGACCCATAATCTTCGTGTATGCAAAGACACTCACGTACGTGGTATAATCAGTTAATCACCATTATaggtatattattatataacttgatgataatttaaaatagaattgacttttatgtaaaaaaaagtattaaattatcaattaataattttgtggcTGAAATTTTTTTGCATTCCGTGAAAAGTCTTTGGTTCAACAtctatttaaaacatatatatatatatatatatatatatatatatatatatatatatatatatatatagggtgtGGGTTAGTCAGGTAGGATTAAGACTCAACTCACACCTTATCCAACCAGATTGGATCGGTTGGATATCCGCGGATAGAGTGCATATTGCCACCCCTAATCTTTCATGACTACAGCAATAGTTGCATCTCCTAGCTCTCTCTTAAAGGTCATATCCACATTTGTCTTCAACTAATTACTCAGGGGAGGCCTCAACTTTATTTGGTGTGTCCTCTATCTTTTTTCTCCATTAATTGTTTTATTTGATTTGTCTAAGATGCTATTGTATTTCACTTCTTGAGTTCTTGCCTTATAAATTGCTACTTTAAGATTTACTTCCCTGTTATGATAGCCTGATTCCTAGCTCAAAATAGCTATGCTTCCTATCATTTCCTCCAAATTATCCTCCATATACTCTTTATTTCCTCATGTTTTTCAGTTTCCATGCTCCAAAAGATGAAACTGATTTTGTTGTTGGGCTACAATGACAATAAACGTATGTTTCATATACATAGACACGGTTATACATGTTCATCGCTTGTTTGTTAAGACACAAATTTTTAATGAATACAATAACACACAAGTATACATGAAATACATGTTTTTATGTCTCTTCATTTAAATTGAGACATTGAGATATAGTttataaaacacaaaattttatatttttattttttattttttttaaaatacttgtATAGTGAATGAAAACttgtatagaaaataaaaaactagaAATCGAAACCGTCACATCTACGAATTAGAGTTAGAGTGTGTCCTTGGCCAAGAGCATCTTAGTTTGGACAACATTAAgatatcttttcttgtttgtttaaataaaaaatcttataattttccttttgaataATAATCAAATCCAATATCACATTAGGCAAAGGATAAATAAATACTTGTATAACAAACCATGAGAAAGTTACTTAAACTTTAGCTACGATGAGAATTTTGGATACATTATTTCTTtgagagagaaataaaaaatgatGTTGAACATAGATTTTCACCATTCTACATACAGATCTGAAGTTGAGTGTTCCATGCAACGTGGAAGCTAAGTCAACACGAACTGGCATTTACCAAAGCCTGTGAAAAACCATCgataagagaaaattaaaactgataaattttaatttaataaataatttacacTATTTGAGTTAATTAAGGCTGACTGAAAACAAAACACAAAGAACATAGACacaaaattttatgttcttgtattttatttagtaataaactagaataaattataaaaatttaatttattttgatttttttcatttaaaaaatttgagaagaaaaatataataataaaaatatataattatgaaaaattaataagaataataaaagaataaataaaaaataagccgtattctttgttagtgtctctgtgtctTTTCTGTAAGAATggatacaaaatatactaattcaataTCTCTAGACACAACTCTAAACAGTAAGGCTGCGTTTATTTCTGAAAACAAGACAGGACAACACTGAGAACAGGACAGGACAAAACActgatggacagagacacaaaattttgtgttcttatattctgtttagtgataaactagaacaaattatgaaaattcaatttattctcatttttttccattcaaaaaatttgaaatgaaaaatataataataaaaaatataattaaaaaaattaacaagaataatgaaagaaaaaatgaaaaataaattgtgtcccttgttagtgttTTCGTGTCCTttctgtcaggatggacacaaaatacactaattcatatCTCTAAACATATTGTCTCTGTCCATTTCTCGTTTGTCAAACACAATTTTTTGTCTTTGTGTCCCTGTTACAGTGTCGTGTCTCTATAAACAAACACAACCTAATAGGTTCTTGTTTACCAAGTTGGATTATATATAATGAGACTTACTTGGATCAACTGTGACAAGCATTGCAGTGCCACCAAAGTCACAAGTGCCTCCACCAACCTTTGTGTTCTGCCAGTAACTATTGAACGCATAAGAAGCATGAGCCAGCATGGTGTTAGGAATGTAGCATGCCCCATTGGGCTGAATGTTCTTGCACTCCGCCCCAGACCCACAAGCATAGTCCATCGCCGCCTTTATTATTGGATCAGGTACTGTGGGCTTTGCCACACACCAAACTGCCTTTTTGTGGTGCGCAGAATTCGATGAtgacggtggtggtggtggcggcggcTTTGGAGCATGctttggtggtggtggtagtgaaGGTGTGAATGGAGAGAGTGGGGTAGAAGTTTCTGGTGCCAGCTGTGGTGTTATTACCGAATTGAAAGGTGGTAGTGGTAATGAAGAAGGAGACCCATATGAATTGAAGTCTGAGTATCCCAGTGATGAGTACTTGTTAAAACGCTCTACAGATTTTACATTGTTTTTTGAAGCTTTTCCATGAATTCTAGCATCTGCAAAATTAACAAAGTAAGTTGAAATTTCGAGTTTCTTTTTAGGTGAAATCTcatgtgcagtcgacttcactcgtgagtcaaatcagtcaaatcatttaacaatccttcacgtgaagtcgactgcacctgagtttccacatTCTTTTTATTTGCAGGTGAAAACTTAGTTAAAAACTCAGATGAagtcaatttcacgtgaagttcaTAATTGAGGGCcgttaaataaaatttttgtcaaatcaTTCATTgactctcagctatcaacttcacgtgaagttgactacACATAAATTTTCACCTTATTTGCAATGCTGATTATAAATAAATGAAGAAAACAAGTTTAGTGGTGCATTCTCTTTACCGCAGAGAGTAGTGAAGAGGGTGGAAGGCACAACTAAGATGCAACAAATTGCAACAATGGTGGCTCTTGATTCCATTGCAACAATATTATCacaccaaagaaaaaaaacagAGGTTGAATAAAACATACAAGTTTGGCGAGGACAAGAGCAATATAAGTAGTTGATTCCATGAATAAAATCTAAAGTTGATTCTTTTGTAACTTTAATTTTGTTGCTGTCGCACTATGATCTGTAGACAAGCAATACAATAATTCGCTCAAAGTATAAAGGATAAAGGAATAGTGACGAATTGCTTTTATTTAAGATTTAGTGGGTGTAAAATAGAGCTAATTCTTTCTTTCACGGATATATTCTTTCATCAACCTCCACTTTCATCTTGCTTGATTGCTACTCAAAGAACTAAATGGAATCTAAggtctttttatatctaatctaaGGTTTGGTTTAGTAAAATTTTGTAAAGAGgtgttataaattttttattttaatggtaAATCAATAAGATTATCtgattatatgtttgtttgggtGTAATGACGTATCCAGAAAATTTTGACAGTGcgggtaaaatatatataatataataataataatttagctTTAGCTAATATGTGTCTTAAAGACAGATGATAAATTTAGTATTAGTGGAAggatttaaattttttcatttaataactgcaaaataaatatattaaaaacttaagTATTTTGTATTTccaataaaaatattcttaatttataatcttaatatatacTGTTAGGACACatgataaataaattctaataatttttataataaaatattatattgcaTAAAAATTAGCTATAAAATTGTTCATTAACTattttgtatttgtatataaatatatgtattgtttaatttattttcaatatgtattctaTATGGATAATtactttttatgtacatatagcataattattgttataattatattttgttattgtaaaatacgattatattttaaaatatataatttacaaattaaaatactaaaataataatttaaataataatatataatttataattttattttttaggtttgatatttttaaaaaaattgagtaatctttttttttaacaataccaTCGAaatgataaataatatatatataaataattatttaaaaagtcaCTTCTCATACAATCAAAACCAACTCTTAGTGgtattcatagttaaaaaattctttcaattaatataattTCTACAAGAAAAACtgaaactaattttgaaaaaaaaaagataaataatatcttttgagtttatttttaagaaataatactaatcttatttaaattgagaattgattattctaataaacatctaatataaaattcttaaactCACTATTAAAtaccaaaagttgagtaaaaaattattgtggggtcaaatttaataatttaatggggacaaataaatattattatcatatactactaaaaaaattttaaactgtaGTGGGGCGCCATTAAGTTGATAAAAGatgatcttttttcaatgaaaaatatcttttttttattttttagtgtatttgaaaaatttctaatagtaaaaataaaagtactagaaaaataaaaaaaaaaaacatcttttttgagaagctacaatttacatctttttttaaaagatctttttccttaaaaaaaggatgtttttcacataataaatgaataaaaaaatacttttatcttattttacccaaacataattaatagataaaaagatcttttta harbors:
- the LOC112740866 gene encoding uncharacterized protein, which gives rise to MFYSTSVFFLWCDNIVAMESRATIVAICCILVVPSTLFTTLCDARIHGKASKNNVKSVERFNKYSSLGYSDFNSYGSPSSLPLPPFNSVITPQLAPETSTPLSPFTPSLPPPPKHAPKPPPPPPPSSSNSAHHKKAVWCVAKPTVPDPIIKAAMDYACGSGAECKNIQPNGACYIPNTMLAHASYAFNSYWQNTKVGGGTCDFGGTAMLVTVDPSFGKCQFVLT